One Arachis hypogaea cultivar Tifrunner chromosome 2, arahy.Tifrunner.gnm2.J5K5, whole genome shotgun sequence genomic window, TCAACCATTTATTTGATTTTCCAAACTTCTGAAAATTCTATTTATTAGACTCGAACTCGACCCTAGACCCAATGAAACCAACAcattttcgggccacaattataccggacAAAAACCGGGTAAAAATCAGAccattaacattacattacgttaaTACTTTCTTGTTAGCTAGGatgtaaaaatatctaaattttcaagactccaactattaattgacatggtaaaattcacttagaaaaatatggCTTGGAAGAGATAATACTTAGATTCTCACTTTCTCAACTCAAGCCTACCCATCTTTTGAAACCCAGTGCTGCTTCTCTTTTTTTGAGTTGGGATTCTGTCTGAATCTTCGGAGCCTTACCTTTGTAAAGAGTTTTGTGATATTTCAAGAATAGCATTCGGTATTTGTACTTGTCAACAAACATATTCCCTTTTTCCATCATCGTCACAACTTCATTGGCTCGAGCAAAGAATCCACCCCTCACAAAAGTATAAAGCACAGAATCGAGAAGTTCCTGATCAAACTTCATTGAGATTGCGGAAGCAAGAGATTTCATCTCACCCCACAGCTCTGTCACTTCATGATACTTCCCTCCAACAGCAGCATACCCAGTCACCATAGAATGGAAAGTTTGTGCATTCGGTGTGTGGCCTAAGATTCTCATCTTCTTCAGAGCCTTCTCTGCATCTTGCATTAGTCTCTTCTTGCAAAAAAAATGGATTACATTATTCCAGTCATGAACTCCATAATCCACCCTCTGTCCTTCCTTGATTTCCTGCAACAGCCCTTTCATTAGGGCGGCTTCATCGCTCTTTGTACCAGGTTTAGCCAGCATGCTAGAGTCTAGTTGATTAACTTTCGGAATCCTAGCCTCTTTCATCTCTTTAAAAAGTTGGAGCGCTCCATGTGTATCTTGCTGGATCACCTTAGATTGAATCATTGCCTCATAACAACTTGAGTCAAGCTGGATACCGACCTTCTTAGCGTCTCTCAAAAGTGACGTGACATCCACAACCCTGTTTGCTCGACAATATGCTTTCAAAAGAGAGGTATATACAGATGAACCGGTTTTGACTCCAGCTAGACGCATCTCATCAAGAAGGTCATGTGCTTGATCCAACCATCCAAGTGAAATGCATGAACTGATGACATGAACCAAGGCTGAACTATCATTGGAAAACGGGGAATCTTCCCTTTCTGCTTTGAGGAGAAACACTGCCAAATCCTTGGTCTTGCCAGCCTCTAGAAAAGCTTTAACTAATTTCACATAAATCATTTCAGTTGGTTGAAGTATACCATGGACGGTTGTAATCAAGTCAATTTGCACCTGCAACTTAGCTAGTAAAGAATCAAGAATAGCCTTTGACTCTGCTTCGAGTTTTAAGAAATTTCGATCTCTAGAAAACTCCTTATAGCATAAGACATCATTGCATGATTGCTTGTTATTTTCAAAACTATCCAACTCCCCGTTGCTTCTCAAACTCTGGGGAGAAGCAAGTCCAGGAGAATATTTATTATCAATTATAGCAGCATCAACCATAAATTTGGCAGTTGCAAGAGAATTCCTTGCTTCCTTAGCCTTCCTAAGCATTTCCAAAACCATGTTTGATGCGGATTCTAGATCCCCAAGTTTCAAATGGCACGTGAGCAAACAATTATAAAATTGTCGAAACTGAACATCAGTTAGATTTGGGGCTTCCTCTATGTGCCTTTGCAGCTTCTTGAGCTCTTCTCTTCGCCCATTTCTCTCATACACGTGTGCCATTATTATCAGTAAATTTGCATCAGCTTTGGCACCAATTCGCGGCATCAAATCAAGAAGCTGCTCTGCTTTCCTAGATGTCTCAAATAAGAGACACCCTGCCAAAGCAATGTTAAAAGCTGTAGCATTAGGCTTCATGGCTATCAAAGGTGCATTGCTCTTTTTACGTGGATCCACTCTATTATTTTGGAACAAATAACCTATTTCAAGAATCAACTCAGCAGCAAGGTAACTTCCATCAGCTGTTTGTGACATGTGGGCCAAAACAGCAGACCAAGCATTGACTGGGGGGAAAAGTTCCATATCTATCATTTTCCTCAAAATAGTTGATGCAAGAACAGGTAGTCCAACTTTTGCAAGGCCAAAGCTAAGGTATATAAGAACCCCCTTTTCTAACAAAATTTGTTTGCCTTCTTCAATAGCTCGATCTACCAATTCATAAGCCCTTTCTAACCATTGCATATCAAGGCCATCCACATAACCTGTTACAAGTTGGTTGAAGACAGATTTTCTAGGAAATCCTCCATCTGCATGTGCTGTTCAAATAACTTCCACGAATAACCTAATTGATTCCCCGCAATAGCATTTTGTATTTCCAGGCTTACTTTTGCTGGGTCTCGAGCCTGGACCAGGATTGTTTCGGGCACACTTGAGAAACAAAGTCCTTGAAGGGTTACTTTATTCTCAAATCTGAGAAGACGTGCTTGTGAACGGGAGTTGGATAAATAAGAGCTAATAGATTTAACGATAGGTTTGTAACAGCTGCTGTTGAAAATTTGGGCTACACTATGATGGCAATTGGCAATAATGAAAGCATAAGTGATATCTGGCCCAATTTTAAGTTTTCTTACTGTAAGCATATTGAACTATCGAAAATTTGCAAAGCAGGATCCCAGATTGAAGTCAATCAAAGTCTGTAGATTGGCAATGCTTGTTAACGAATTCCATAGATGATACAAATAACTCATTATATAAACCAAAAGGAATGAGTATTATCGTGCAATGAAAAAGGTTtaaccatggttctgaaaaccggactggTCATCGAACTgctctagtcactggttcactggttcactgGTCCAGCTGTGATTCAATCAGAAAaaccattttataataaaataataaataatttataaataaacacCCTAAAAAGTACAAACATCAAAATACTATTCAAACTTCAATGACTGAAGAAATGGTGTAGCATTTGCCAAGACTCAGATAAATGGTATAGCATTTGCCAAAACTCAGATAAATGAAGTCTCGAAGTACTAAAAGGGACAGCCAAGAAACAGATGAATTTCCCAGGAAACAAAAAGCAAACATCCAAGTATTTGCCAAAACTCACTATCTAGGCATAATTAAGTCAGAAAACAGTAAAACACAATGCAGCACCTCACCAGCAGCACATCACTATCCAAAAAACTCAAAACACAAAACAGCAGTACAGAGCAGCCAGAGCTAATCAATAATCATTAATCAGATAATCATTCAATGATTtctgaaaagagtataaaaaagataattaaaataataaaacaaagaaGCTCATTTAAGATTTAGGCTTTTAAGTCTAGACAAAAGAAATCTATTGCAACAGAAGTTTAGTTCATTGTTCATGCCTGAATCTCTGTAGAAATATTGCATAACCTATATACCCCTTCAGTTGCGGCCACCTAGACCGATAAAAACAGTAAACCATCAGTATAAATGACATCACCCCCAACAAgcgaaaacaaaaatatttaaccaAACAGTGCTcagtgaattgaatttaattaattatacctGCTTCTTTCCTATTTCTTTGATTTTCGATTCCTGAGAAGcaagaaattagggttagtttcAAAATCCAACATTAAAAAAACTAAAGGAAATAGCATTAACTTGCAAAAAACGGTGCACAAAAACACAGCAGAGCAAAAAATTACGAGTGACAAATTCACATAGATTTCTATTGCAAAAAATTTTCACATGGATTTCATAACAACAATTTAATAACAAGTTGAAGCTATTGCAAAAAAATCAATATTCTGACTTCtgaagaaagaactaagaaccaTGTAAGAACAGAGAACGATCATTTAAAAAAGATTGAAGATATTGCCTTCGTTCTGAGCAGTCTGAGCAGAGGGGTAGAAGCAAGACGGAGACGGAGACCAGGCGACGGACGAACGGCGGCAGAAGCGTGACTCAGCAAACGAAGAGCAGACGGCGGATGGCGAGGTTGAGGAAGAAGCTGCGCTTGGTGAATGAGGAAAGGGGTTGGATTCTTCGACCACGACGACCAGACCAAGACGGCTGTGGCTGAGCGCGACGGACGGCGGCTGAGCAGACGAAGACCAACAAGGCAGCGACTGACGTCGAGCTCGAGGAAGACGCACCGATTTTTGAATTAGGAAGAAGCGCGGATGACCGGACGAAGACACGGTGGTGCCTGAGAGCAACGAACGGCAGCGCTGGGGCTCACTCCTTGCGGCGATGGGGGACTTGTAACCAAGGGTTGTGTTTTGGGGAGGAAGACTGAGGAATGGCTCGAGGGGTTGAGGCTGAGAAGAAGTTGGCCATTTCATTTTCTAACAATACGCAAAAAAACGAGGCCGTTTTCCAAAAGCGGTCTTCTTGGTTCGATTCAACCAACCGACTAGTTCAACGGTTTACGACCAATTTTGAATCTGGCGATTTTTAATGTTGAATCATAGAGGTGTCGGTGAAACCGGATTGATGCGATACAGACTCGACCCGAAATATATATCGAGTCTATTTGTTAGATTCAAATTCGACTCTAAATTCGATGAAATCTACACACTTTTGGGCCACGATTACCGGGCTGTTAACATTACCTTCTTGTAAGGTAACacgtgaaaatatccaaatttctaaaactcccattatttgacatgattaaattcacttagaaaaatgtaacaaaaatcaaccattctctaaaattaaagtataaccacaatcaatactaatattatctaataacaccaaatatttaaatcaatacaaataagtgaataacacaatattatgtattAGTCTAGTTAGTCTTATGTATTTTAAACATAAagcattaacttatagtcttataggCTCCGTTTGGTTGATGTATTTGATGAGACATAGACACAGAGACACAGACATTAAAGACatagacataaaatatttgtgtctatgtattgtgtttggcaaaaataaaaaacaagacacatatatttaaaaaagactgAATTACCCTTCATTCAACCACAAGTTTTACCACTATTACAATACACCTATTATCCCAAACAATGCATGCCATcaccattaaatttttatttcttctaataattttttattttttctaataccatcttaaattatcatttaaatattaaatatatatttgttcttgaaaaaaaaaatagaaaattaaagtttagaatttatcaaagattaatcaaaatttaaataaataaataaaattaaatgtacaaatttttttgaaaaaaatagaaaagtaaatttagttgtagaatctaaaagagaaagagaaaaaaaaattgagaagataagaggacaaattttaaaaactcaataagagtaaaagagtaaaaaattagtgtctcacaAGTTGTGTCTCAGTGTCTCACCAAATTGGAGGTACACAAATTTAGTGTCTCCGTGTCCATCCGTGTCCTCCCGTGTCCTTCGAAAATCTGTGTCTCACCAAACCAAACAGCAGACATGTGTCACCGTGTACCACCTATCTATGTCTCAGTAACCAAACGCTACCATAatgactaataatacaaaatagtaaggtttacaatacttaaattttatATAAGAATAACCATCatctatcactaataacacaaaatattaattgtatatGATGATCAGATAATTCGGGTGACCCGAACTATGGTTCGAACCCGACCTAAAATAATAACCGGGTTTATTTTTAAGACTCTTGTTCAGTTTTAAACcaataaaatcacaccaaattagtttctGAAATATTCGAAATCAAACCAAGTTTTCAGACTAAATCGGACCATATACATCCCTATTAAATTAAATCGCATAGGTGATTGGTACGCGATTGGACCGGTCAGACTGATCGATGTACTCCAACTTTTAAAACCATGACAACCTCTTAGTCCTGGCTCGCCATTTGTGATCACATGCTCCTCTAAATTATTAAGGTGAATTTTATagtacttattttttattatctaattctttttttaatttttatatattttttaaattaaatatcattttttaaataCCATAATAATCACCCATAATTAAATGACGCATCCATTTGTTGCATCAATGGAATGCTGTaagtattatatataaaaattaagtaATCATAAATATTATTGAAATATATACCAACGATATTTGggttaagaaaataattaagaacatttaattttaaataaattaaactaaccgTACAACAGTGTGTACATTTCtttcacttttcttttatttattcttttccattctattaatttattactaataGCAAATTTACTAGTACTGATTAAATATTTGATACCGAAAAAATAACCATTAGCATACAGAATTCCCTGTTGGTTTAGACGCGTTAATCCAAAGTTAAATTGGTGTTGACTCGTATTCCACGTGTCTGCAGTTCATTTGCGGTTCAATATGCTTCAATTCTTCACCATCTAAGGAAGCAATACTCTGCACCAGAACTTGCCATACATTCTCTTTGCAGTTCCATCAGTTCAGCTTCAAACACCACACCACATTACTTATATAACATTCTAGCATGAAGAATGATCGCATCATTAGCAATAATAATCACATTTGCTGTTTCACTTGTATACTGCAAAAACCAAATAACTGATAGAGAGATTCAACAGCAAAGGCAAATGGTGTTCTTTTGCACTTATTTTGATTGGTTGCAAGGAACATGTTACGAGTCTCGTGGGACTAATACctgaaaaagagtttcacatcgGGAGCCAACACCTTAAAAATGAAGCCTTATAAGATCTTGGACTCTCCCACAATATTACTAACTTTTGTGATGATGGTTCTCCCAAAATCTTGTAGCTTATTATAGGCATTATATTATCTATAGTTGTATAGACACAATCACAGTCGAATGATAAGTAGTCCTACCAGCTTGAGCAGAATTGCCTCTGGTGTATGCATGTGGTTTCGACCACACACGCACACATACACACTAGCCATTAGCAATTGACAGCATGTGTTTGATGTAGGTCAGCAGGTCCCAAAATATATGATGGAATGGCCATAAAAGTATGTGTTCGAGAACAAAATCAATATTTTTTGGAATTCAAGCAGTTCAGGACTCAGGTAAGTACATACAACTAAAGTTAAGTACCTCAAACTAGTAGTATTAATGAATAAAGGCAAACCTCAGTATTTGCACACCAAATTTGCAATAAGGTCTAAAGATTTTCTTGGTTGTTCAAAACAAAATACGTGTAGGCATGCAAAAACTGCACATGTCTGAGAATTTAGGGCTCTGGATTAGGTTCATGTTTTAAAAGATCAAGTTGACTAGTTTGAGTATACTTTGATGCCAAATCTAATTCTTGTCTCGGCACATCCAGAAAGTCTTTCAACCCAGTAGTCAGTGTTTGCTTCGATGTCAAGGAAGCTCCAAGGAGGCTTAAAGCCTGCACCAAAGATTAAAGATAATGAAAATTAGGTGTCACATTAAAAGGAGAGGGATGGGAGGGAATACGTGTCGCCTTACCGCTGCCTCACTAATACTTATCACTTTCACTTCAAGATCATCAAGGGGAAGATTCAAATCTTTTAAATAATAAAGGCAAGAATCCGCAGACAATGGTCTCACTCTCAGATCATCTACAGCATACAATGCCGGCCTCTTCACAAATCCGGTACCATCTTCTTTTGATCTGTTTGGGGATCTTGGGTCCAGTGCAGTCAATCGTTTTACACTAACAATATCATGATCTGATTTGGAAATGACTCCGCCACTTCTGGGAACTCCTTTTCTTCCATAATGGTTATCCTTCTCATATATCCCCGTACCATAATAGTAAGTAGGCTCCACATCAGGAATGTTGAGGGGCTGATTCAGGCAACCGAATTGGGGCACTATGCCGGGATTCAGCAGCACGAAACGTGATTCTGTACACCATGAAGAGTGCAAAGACTCCACACTCTTGTACAAGTTATCAACACATCCAATTAAAGAGTTGCCATTTAGTAGCTTTATGACGGACCCCAATGGTATGGCAAGTAAGCTAAACATGAAGTCAACAAAATCTTCTGTAGATTCAGCAAATAAAACCTTGTTTTGAGACTTACTCTGAACTATCTTAACTTCCATTTTAGTGTCAGTGGAGGCAACCTTCACTCTAATCGCTGATGCGGATGGATTTGGCGGGTTATCTTTCTTCTTGGAATTACTTGCCAAAATCAAATTAGTTAGAGGCTCATGGGAGCTGATGGTATACTTGAGCAGGTTCAAGAtctataaattaaaatgaaatgggATAGTTTCTTAATCAAgataacaaacaaaaacaaaatatacaACTCCTCTTTTAAGGAAAAAAGTTCACTCAAAGCATGAAATTTTAATGAAACTCAAAGATATTTGACTAAACTAAGGAATAAGACTAGCACACCATTCAGAATtagcaaaattaaaatttaagattagtAAATAACTAATGTTTGCTCATGTCCTTTCTAATAGTAGACTAGTACACCAATCAATTGACAAGTAAACAATACATATAATTCATGCAAGAGTCCTTTGAGTCTGAAGAGTGCGCAATGCTTAGATACACAATGTTAGGTGAAAGTTAACAGATGGTAGTATACTAGTATGATAGTATACATGTAACACAAGTAGCTTAACTGTGACATTAATCAGTGATTAAATTACATAAGTTAGTTAGTTTAGGTAGAGTTAGTTAGCTTCATGTTATTAAGTATAACCAACTCAGTGCTAACtctaacaatttaaaatttactttaaaCAAAGGACAATTTTAATATGAAGTAAAGCAAAATTTGTGTGATCCTTCAATTCATATTACACAAGATAAGAGTTACAAGGCAAAACGGGTTAGCACGGTTGTCATAGATGATAAAGGCTTCGAAGGTATCCCACAAAATCTACCCTACAAGACTCCATTAACATGTGATTTGTAACTAACTCTATAAACTCTCATTGAGCCTGAGGCATTATGGCATTGACCAATGCCAAAAGCACCTAAAAGTTTTATAATTcacagagaaaaaaaaattacctcGTCCTTGCCAATATCACAAGTATATTCCTCAAGATGAGTCAAATCGGAATATCCAAGTTGAAGCATCATATCCATTGAGGTCACCAAAGAACTTGGCACAACTGTCAAATCATCAAACACCAAAAACAAAGACCCATTTTCCTTAACAAAAACCCCAGTCTTAGCAGCATCCACATTGACATTGgtgttattattattaccatTCTTCCCTTTTCGCTCTAAATCCAAATCGCCGGGCACATGTTCCATGCGTTTGCCACAAACACAATCAAGGGTTGGAAAAGTTGTGAACTTGTTGCAAGAATTGCACACGAGAACCTTCGGTGTTGGTTTAGTGTCGTCAACGTTGAACAAGAGCTTAGAGCAGAGTGACTCACAGGGGTTTCTAGGGCACAGAAGCATGTCCTTGCATACAGTGTTCCAGACATCGTTTGGGGTTAGATTCTCAACGCTGTGGTAGAGGTTCGTGATGCTTccaagaatggatggtggtggttgttgctgTTGCTCGTGTCGTTTGGTGAGGAGGCGAATGATGGTGGCGAGAGGGAGGCAGAGGAAGCTGAAGAGGGTGTCGACGAAGTCCTTGGTGGATTCGACGGCGACGACCTTGTTGTTTGGTTTGTCGATCAAGATTCTGAGGGGAATTTGTTGTTGCTGGGAAGACATGGCAGAGTGCAGAGGAAAAGGAACCAAGTATTGGAGGGAGAGGGAACTGTGGCGGAGAAATACTCTACTTTTaaattcttagtttaattgacaTGTTAGtcccttaattttattaaatttataattaaatttttatatttttaattaaatttttatattatttttaattttataattagaatttttttgtcaaaaatattaaaattaataaaatatttttttaaaaaatatatgatctAGATAGATTTTTAATTGTGGATacctttaatttataaaaatatatttaattaattctaatatatttttacattgataagaattcaattataaaattaaaaatagtgtaagaatttaattaaaaatatatgtataaaaatttaattataaatttaataaaattatagaaattaattaaatttaaattctttttaagatTTAATAATTAGTAAAGCTAGGATGATCAAAATAATTGTACCTCAACCAACAAACATAATAGGTCTAAAAAATTGTCACAAAATCGGTTATCATATAATTATATGTGGggtaaattacaaaaattgtattcgaataattttattattgacaaaaattacttaaattttattatcaataaaaatatttttaaataatttaaaaacgcgataaaatatctaaaaaatatttttttataatgataacaaatttttgtatttgaaaaaATACTTATacatttaatccaaaattttatagaaatatttagATAACTGTTTAAGaaatatacacaaaaaaataggataaaaatttaatctgtatatttttattttatttttcaaaaatattattagttgttgacaaaaaaatttaaaaaatatttatttaaaaaaattaccaaattttaagaataataatatttggTTTTTCTAATCATACTTATAAAAAATGgcatcaaaaatcaaattttaaagtattttgttataatacatatttaatgttaggtATTTTTGTCacgttttttaaattatttgagggcattgtcaataacaaaattcaagtgtatttttatcaataacaaaattATTTAGATGCATTTTTAGTGGTTTATCCAATataatatatttagttttttaatatatattttaatatttattttataataactaaCGAATCAACAGACACTATCGTACCTTTTTAGCTATTTTTCTATtgagtttaaaatattttatatttttatttttaaaattataaatttaatatcactagttaaaaaataaattatgaaaaaataaaatattttaaattatttaacatgtagaatatataaaataaatgaatttaaattaaaaaaattacattgttATTATGTGTAATAATACCAAGATAAAaacttattaatattatttacagattagttttttttataagtgtttattatatttatttattttctcaattctatttaatttgaaacaaaattaaaaatttatattcaaaatacTATTTATCTCTATGCAcaattctaatagataaaaaatttattttttaatcttctaTTAAacgtatttaattatttttaattttattattttttaatttttaatttaattattgtcTTACCGTTATTATTATGTTGCCTTGTTTTATTCtctttccttattttcttcttctattcatccCAACCGCAATTAATTACCACCATATCATTATTGCAACTCTTATTTTTGTTTATCACTTTCATCTATAACTATACATTATGTTAATTTTTGAGTTGttgaaaatttattaaaaaattattttcttgtctGATTTGAATATCTGAATGTATAATTATATGGATACTTATTTTTCATTCTTGCttataaaatcatatttttattatgttaagaaaaatttaaaatatcaaacaTTCAAAAAATTTTGTTCAAAGTGTAAAGCTAGGGAACCAAAAGCATATCAGCCAAAACCCAGCCAAATACctttggatgaattcaaaatttttacgagttaatatatatggatgtttcttctactaagtattagaatgtttctttttcatattaaatggatgttcttttatatatttttcgaatttgtgaTTGTTAGAAGTGGATAGATTAATGTGAGAAAAaagaggaaggtttttataggttttaattaggtttacttaatcaatttaaaattttttaaaggaaaagtctagggagcCAGCAAttctattgaattttggccagcatgtaaccagcagagaaaggtgagccattggatgaaatctcataccaatctcacaccatcaaatcatcattgatggttagttgatggctaacaatcacaaaagttactgtcccctagcattgctcttttttaaattttgaatttaaaaaatttaaaattaattaattattgatataaattaatgtagttttgtttagtttttagctGATAAGCTTTTGGTTCCTTATATTTTCCCTtgttcaaattatcaaaatttatcaataattataaaaaataatatcaaatttattatatcttcttaaaaaaataatattatatagacAATATTGTTTCTGTTTTATCTACTATTAATATATTCAATTGACCTATAAAAAAAGTTGACATAGTCGAGTAACTCGCCTGCTTTTAACACTATTTGtaataattcttaatttttttctaagtctAATAATATCAACTTTCTATTTatcaaaatgataaaaattttaagattttcttaaagttttatttaattttaaaacaaaataacaactactatattgttagtttttttctaatatttttaaaaaattaatttttatacttttaaattataaatttgtgatataaaatttaaaaaataataaattattaataaaataaaaattaaaaaattataagacatttaattttttaatgtacaaaataattaaatttgaattaattgcgTAATACATCATGCTTGACATTTAGCTCCACTTTTTTTGTATCTTCATCGTTCCATTTAGATTTTTCTTTGGGAGTGACAACTCCTTCGGCAGTTGTGATTGTTAGAACTTTTGGACCATTcacaattatttttcaaatattgtAGTCGACAGATTGTACAAAAATTCACATTCTCTCATTTTAATAAGTGTAGTTCTTGCTATTAGAGAAATGAGGTCTATTGTGGGATTGGCCCTCATTGAGTGTGTAAGCCACAATATTTGCATCCATGTTATTGGCCATTAAATCTTTGCTTCAAGATGTGAAACTTGATTCCTTGAGATCATGCTCTTGATAATAATTGAAAGTTCTCAATGACCTAGAAAAATGGAAATTGaatttatggttttttttttaatcttatacactttaaattttaaactagGATTTAAGATCAAGTTGCTATGAAATCTGTAACATTAATTATGTAGAAGACAAATTTATTTTGTCTTTCACCAAATGAATCAGGAATAGAGCAATAATGAGAAGTTAATACTCTGTGTTGCATTGACTTCTGTGAAGTTGATTGAGCAG contains:
- the LOC112749293 gene encoding uncharacterized protein, with product MSSQQQQIPLRILIDKPNNKVVAVESTKDFVDTLFSFLCLPLATIIRLLTKRHEQQQQPPPSILGSITNLYHSVENLTPNDVWNTVCKDMLLCPRNPCESLCSKLLFNVDDTKPTPKVLVCNSCNKFTTFPTLDCVCGKRMEHVPGDLDLERKGKNGNNNNTNVNVDAAKTGVFVKENGSLFLVFDDLTVVPSSLVTSMDMMLQLGYSDLTHLEEYTCDIGKDEILNLLKYTISSHEPLTNLILASNSKKKDNPPNPSASAIRVKVASTDTKMEVKIVQSKSQNKVLFAESTEDFVDFMFSLLAIPLGSVIKLLNGNSLIGCVDNLYKSVESLHSSWCTESRFVLLNPGIVPQFGCLNQPLNIPDVEPTYYYGTGIYEKDNHYGRKGVPRSGGVISKSDHDIVSVKRLTALDPRSPNRSKEDGTGFVKRPALYAVDDLRVRPLSADSCLYYLKDLNLPLDDLEVKVISISEAAALSLLGASLTSKQTLTTGLKDFLDVPRQELDLASKYTQTSQLDLLKHEPNPEP